From Ignavibacteria bacterium:
TGCATTTGAAAAGATATAAAGCAAGTGACAGTCTTTTTCTTGGTGAAGCATTTACCCGTTCTGTAGACTTGTTCCGAAGCTTGTGGCAAATTAATTGGTGAATTCAGCTATTTGCTTGAATATCCCGCTTGGAAGTATATACGTATATATCCACCTTCGGGCTTTGTATTGATATTTTATGAAAAGAATAGAGTTAAAGATGAAGAAGATTAGATCCGAAAAGAACACATCTAAAGAAAACAGCTCCCAGGATAGAGCAGAATCCGGGAAGCTGAAGGAAGTAAAATCCAATGTGGCGGGAATTGACGTAGGAAGTGAGACAATATTCATCTCCACAACAAAAGACGATGAGGTAAAGAGTTTCCGTACCTTTACGGAAAGCTACATTCAGGCAATTGAGTACCTGAAGGAAAAAGAGGTCACCTCAGTTGTCATGGAAGCTACGGGTGTCTACTGGATAGCATTCCATGAGATGCTTGAAGAGGCGGGTCTTGAGGTCTATGTAGTCAACGGGCGGCACGTAAAGAATGTTCCCGGAAGAAAGACTGACGTTCTGGACTGCCAGTGGTTAAGGACACTCCACAGCTACGGGCTCTTGAGGAAGAGCTTCATTCCGGATGAAAAGATCAGGGCCCTGAGGAGCTATATGAGGCTGAGGGATGACAACGTACGCATGGGAAGCCAGCACATACAGCACATACAGAAGGCACTTGAGTTAATGAACATAAAGCTCACGAGTGTACTAAGCAATATTATGGGTGTAAGCGGGCTCAATATAATAAGGGCCATACTGGATGGTCAAAGAAATGAAGAGGAGCTTCTGAAGCTCTGTGACCGTTCGGTAAGGGACAAAAAGAAAGATGAAGTGCTTAAGGCCTTAAGGGGCAGCTACAAGGAAGAACACCTCTTCCTCTTAAAACAGGCACTCAGGTCATGGGAGTTCTATCAGTCTCAGCTAAAAGAATGCGACAAAGAGATCGAAAAGCTCCTCATAGAGATGACAAAGGATAAAGATGACATCAGTCCTGATACGTCTAAGCCTGGTAAGCGCAATCCCGGGAGTCCTAACAAAGTCGAAATTGATCAGCTTCACCGCCACATACTGAGGCTGACCGGAGGACGTGATGCCGAGAAGATGGTCGGAATAAGCGACAGCCTGTTTCTTCAGCTCATAAGTGAACTGGGAACTGACCTTAAATCCGCATGGAAGACAGAGAAGCATTTTACTTCCTGGCTCGGAGTTGTACCTCCGCAGAACCGTTCAGGCAAAGGGAAAAGGCGCTTTAAGGGAAAGATAAACACCAGGGCAGGACAGCTCTTCAGACTCGCAGCCCGGGGCGTTGCTAAAAGCAAGGATACGGCTTTAGGAGGCTTCTACTGGAGAAAAAAATCAAAACACGGAGGTAAGGTTG
This genomic window contains:
- a CDS encoding IS110 family transposase; translated protein: MKKIRSEKNTSKENSSQDRAESGKLKEVKSNVAGIDVGSETIFISTTKDDEVKSFRTFTESYIQAIEYLKEKEVTSVVMEATGVYWIAFHEMLEEAGLEVYVVNGRHVKNVPGRKTDVLDCQWLRTLHSYGLLRKSFIPDEKIRALRSYMRLRDDNVRMGSQHIQHIQKALELMNIKLTSVLSNIMGVSGLNIIRAILDGQRNEEELLKLCDRSVRDKKKDEVLKALRGSYKEEHLFLLKQALRSWEFYQSQLKECDKEIEKLLIEMTKDKDDISPDTSKPGKRNPGSPNKVEIDQLHRHILRLTGGRDAEKMVGISDSLFLQLISELGTDLKSAWKTEKHFTSWLGVVPPQNRSGKGKRRFKGKINTRAGQLFRLAARGVAKSKDTALGGFYWRKKSKHGGKVANKATARKLAVMFYNIMTKGIIFVEQVLKKYQENYDRKRLESLKKQAARFNLSLVPA